TAAATTTGGGGGCCAATGGTTTACCCTACGAGTTTCCTTTTCACCCGATTTTAGTTCACTTTACTTTAGGACTATTTATTATTGCGGTGATTTTTGATTGGGCAGCAACCATGTTTTTTTTGGCCAAACCAGTCTTAAGATTTCTGGGTTTGCGGGCAAGAAGAGCTAATTTTTATGATTTAGGTTGGTATAACTTAGTTGCGGCTGCCGTTATTACCTTTTTTACGGTGACAGCAGGTTTTTTTGAAATGATGCTGGCCCAACCCTCTGTTTCTCAAAAAAGTAGTTGGGGTTTGGGAGCAGGGACAACCATGATTTTACATGGGGTAGGGGGGGTTTTATTGTTGGCTGCGATCGCAATTTTAACGGTATGGCGAGGTTATCAGCGTTATCATTGGCGTAAAAATCAAATTAGACAGGTGCAGTGGAGTTATTTATGGATAGGATTGTTGATGTTGTTTATACTCTTTATTCATGGAACCCTAGGAGCGCAATTGGGGGATGAGTTTGCCTTTCATAACACAGCAGCAGGTTTGTTGCGAAACGGTCAAAATCCTAATCAATTTCTTCAATAATTATTGTAAAATTTCCTTGCAATTTTGG
This genomic window from Crocosphaera sp. UHCC 0190 contains:
- a CDS encoding DUF2231 domain-containing protein; the protein is MNEALIKQLGLNLGANGLPYEFPFHPILVHFTLGLFIIAVIFDWAATMFFLAKPVLRFLGLRARRANFYDLGWYNLVAAAVITFFTVTAGFFEMMLAQPSVSQKSSWGLGAGTTMILHGVGGVLLLAAIAILTVWRGYQRYHWRKNQIRQVQWSYLWIGLLMLFILFIHGTLGAQLGDEFAFHNTAAGLLRNGQNPNQFLQ